From the Malus domestica chromosome 17, GDT2T_hap1 genome, one window contains:
- the LOC103405893 gene encoding expansin-A13, producing MWPPALPLVLLLPLALASTALTHSHSSSFFPTASPSLYDWSSARATYYAASDPRDKVGGACGYGDLEKAGYGLATVGLSEALFERGQICGACFQVRCVEDTRWCISGTSIIVTATNFCAPNYGLRPEGGGHCNSPNKHLVLPIEAFEKIAVWKAGNTAVEYRRIKCRKEGGIRFTIDGSNIFISVLISNVAGAGDIVAVKVKGSRTGWLPMGRNWGQNWHVSADLLNQPLSFEVTSSDGHTVTSYNVAPKAWNFGQTFEGKQFES from the exons ATGTGGCCGCCAGCTCTCCCCCTGGTCCTCCTCCTCCCACTCGCGCTCGCCTCCACCGCCCTCACCCACTCccactcctcctccttcttccccaCCGCCTCACCCTCACTCTACGACTGGAGCTCCGCGCGCGCCACCTACTACGCCGCCTCAGACCCCCGCGACAAGGTCGGCGGCGCGTGCGGCTACGGAGACCTCGAGAAGGCCGGGTACGGGCTGGCGACGGTGGGGCTGAGCGAGGCGCTGTTCGAGCGGGGCCAGATCTGCGGCGCATGCTTCCAGGTCCGGTGCGTGGAGGACACGCGGTGGTGCATTTCGGGGACGTCGATCATCGTGACGGCGACCAACTTCTGCGCGCCGAATTACGGGCTCAGGCCGGAGGGTGGGGGCCACTGCAACTCTCCGAACAAGCACTTGGTGTTGCCCATCGAGGCCTTTGAGAAGATCGCTGTTTGGAAGGCTGGCAATACGGCCGTCGAGTATCGCAG GATCAAGTGTAGAAAGGAAGGAGGAATTCGTTTCACCATAGATGGTTCTAACATCTTTATATCAGTACTCATCAGCAATGTTGCTGGTGCTGGAGACATAGTTGCGGTGAAGGTCAAGGGTTCAAGAACCGGTTGGCTTCCAATGGGACGGAATTGGGGCCAAAACTGGCATGTAAGTGCTGATTTACTGAACCAACCTCTTTCTTTCGAGGTCACAAGCAGCGATGGCCACACAGTTACATCTTACAATGTTGCTCCCAAGGCTTGGAACTTTGGGCAGACCTTTGAAGGAAAGCAGTTTGAGTCTTAA
- the LOC103432338 gene encoding protein REVEILLE 1-like gives MGSSDMAARDEFGSTGSDGVVSASNGISVSAGGVQLKDDQFSGGNDFTPKVRKPYTITKQRERWTEEEHKKFLEALKLYGRAWRKIEEHVGAKTAVQIRSHAQKFFSKVARDPNGGNTASEEPIDIPPPRPKRKPMRPYPRKLVHPLNKETSTVEQSARSASPNLSVSEQENQSPKSVLSVIGSDAMGSTDSNTPSDGLSPDSSAAGVNSGNLIPSEPNPPLEESGSTINNCSLPNKQLKMKLELFPTDDADAGGGSAEEASARTLKLFGRTVLVTDSHRPSSRAAGDSKSLPSDVQEEKPVKTSLPCNHTDMESASGSVEHVWDNFPYGRHQGIYFMQFQNQNSNVVESGTNAYPVPWWNICPPFIPFHMQQQPANEHVDSKKVEGEGSCTGSDAGTASDDENRDKEVETQGDRHVSDKEREPNSVLQFKVSANSAFSVLRASTGKYRKGFVPYKRCVAERDAKSSTMASGDGDGKRLRLSF, from the exons ATGGGGTCTTCAGACATGGCTGCTCGA GATGAGTTTGGTAGTACTGGTTCAGATGGTGTTGTCTCAGCTAGCAATGGGATCTCAGTGAGTGCTGGTGGGGTCCAGTTGAAGGATGATCAGTTCTCTGGTGGAAACGACTTTACTCCCAAg GTGAGAAAACCATACACAATCActaaacagagagagagatggactgAGGAAGAGCATAAGAAATTCCTTGAAGCTTTAAAGCTCTACGGTCGTGCCTGGCGAAAGATTGAAG AGCATGTTGGCGCAAAGACTGCGGTTCAGATTCGAAGTCATGCTCAAAAATTCTTTTCTAAG GTTGCTCGTGACCCAAATGGTGGAAACACAGCCTCAGAAGAGCCCATTGACATACCTCCTCCACGACCAAAAAGGAAGCCAATGCGTCCTTATCCCCGAAAACTTGTACACCCTCTTAATAAAGAGACCTCTACTGTAGAGCAGTCAGCAAGGTCCGCATCTCCAAATTTATCTGTTTCGGAGCAAGAAAACCAATCTCCAAAGTCAGTATTATCTGTGATTGGCTCAGATGCAATGGGCTCAACTGATTCAAATACACCTAGTGATGGTTTATCCCCTGATTCATCTGCTGCTGGTGTCAATAGTGGGAACTTAATTCCTTCTGAGCCCAATCCACCACTCGAGGAAAGCGGATCTACAATTAACAATTGTTCACTTCCTAACAAGCAATTAAAAATG AAGCTCGAGTTATTTCCCACAGATGATGCTGATGCTGGTGGAGGTTCAGCTGAGGAGGCATCTGCCCGAACCCTTAAGCTCTTCGGAAGGACTGTATTAGTCACAGACTCCCACAGACCATCTTCTCGAGCTGCAGGGGATTCTAAATCACTGCCTTCTGATGTGCAAGAGGAGAAACCTGTGAAGACATCATTACCATGTAACCATACGGATATGGAATCTGCATCCGGGAGTGTAGAACACGTTTGGGATAATTTTCCCTATGGCAGACATCAAGGCATCTACTTTATGCAATTTCAGAATCAAAACTCAAATGTAGTAGAATCTGGTACTAATGCTTATCCTGTACCGTGGTGGAACATATGCCCGCCTTTTATTCCATTCCATATGCAGCAGCAGCCAGCGAATGAACATGTTGATTCTAAGAAAGTTGAGGGGGAAGGTTCCTGTACCGGTTCAGATGCGGGAACAGCCAGTGATGACGAAAATCGTGACAAAGAAGTTGAGACACAGGGCGATCGACATGTTTCTGACAAAGAACGAGAGCCTAACTCGGTTCTTCAATTCAAGGTGAGTGCAAACTCCGCCTTCTCGGTATTAAGAGCAAGCACCGGAAAGTATAGAAAAGGATTTGTCCCGTACAAAAGATGTGTGGCCGAGAGAGACGCCAAGTCCTCAACAATGGCAAGTGGGGACGGGGATGGGAAAAGACTCCGCCTTTCCTTTTAG
- the LOC103432313 gene encoding UTP--glucose-1-phosphate uridylyltransferase-like: MATGVIDKLKSHVATLSQISENEKNGFINLVARSVSGEAQHVDWSKIETPTDEVVVPHAGLEPAPKDTAEIKALLDKLVVLKLNGGLGTTMGCTGPKSVIEVRDGLTFLDLIVMQIEHLNDKFGSSVPLLLMNSFNTHDDTQKIVEKYSKANVQIHTFNQSQYPRLVVDDFTPLPSKGQTGKDGWYPPGHGDVFPSLKNSGKLDLLLSQGKEYVFISNSDNLGAIVDLKILHHLIKNKNEFIMEVTPKTLADVKGGTLISYEGKVQLLEIAQVPEEHVDEFKSIEKFKIFNTNNLWVNLNAIKRLVDADALKMEIIPNPKEVDGVKVLQLETAAGAAIKFFDHAIGINVARARFLPVKATSDLLLVKSDLYNVRDGFVIRNKLRRDPQNPVIQLGPEFKKVDDFLSRFKSIPSLLECDGLRVDGDIWFGSGIKLKGNVHCSVSSEEMLNIPDNITLRE, encoded by the exons ATGGCTACCGGTGTCATCGACAAGCTCAAGTCTCACGTCGCTACTCTGAGTCAAATCAG CGAGAATGAAAAGAACGGATTCATCAACCTCGTCGCTCGCTCCGTCAG TGGAGAAGCACAGCATGTGGACTGGAGTAAGATCGAGACTCCTACTGACGAAGTAGTCGTTCCTCATGCTGGCTTGGAACCTGCTCCTAAAG ATACTGCGGAGATCAAGGCGCTTTTGGACAAACTTGTTGTGCTTAAGCTTAATGGAGGCTTGGGAACAACTATGGGTTGCACCGGTCCCAA GTCTGTCATTGAAGTTCGAGATGGGTTGACGTTTCTGGACTTGATTGTCATGCAGATTGAG CATCTCAATGACAAATTTGGGAGCAGTGTTCCCTTGCTTTTGATGAACTCATTCAACACTCATGACGATACACAAAAG ATTGTAGAGAAGTACTCCAAGGCAAATGTTCAGATTCATACTTTTAACCAG AGTCAGTATCCTCGTCTGGTTGTTGACGATTTTACGCCACTGCCATCCAAAGGACAGACTGGCAAGGATGGATG GTATCCTCCTGGCCACGGTGACGTGTTTCCATCCCTCAAGAACAGTGGAAAACTTGATCTGTTATTGTCACAG GGTAAGGAGTACGTGTTTATTTCTAACTCGGACAACTTGGGTGCCATTGTTGACTTGA AAATTCTACATCATTTGATCAAGAACAAGAACGAATTCATCATGGAG GTGACACCGAAAACATTGGCCGATGTGAAGGGTGGCACTCTTATCTCTTATGAGGGAAAGGTTCAG CTCTTGGAAATTGCTCAAGTCCCTGAAGAACAT GTCGATGAATTCAAGTCAATAGAgaagttcaaaattttcaacacgAATAATTT GTGGGTGAACTTGAATGCAATTAAAAGGCTAGTGGATGCTGATGCACTTAAGATGGAAATTATCCCAAACCcaaag GAAGTGGATGGGGTCAAAGTTCTTCAGCTAGAAACCGCAGCTGGTGCAGCAATCAAG TTCTTTGATCATGCTATTGGTATCAATGTAGCAAGAGCTCGATTCCTTCCTGTGAAGGCAACTTCCGATTTGCTTCTTGTCAAG TCTGACCTTTATAACGTAAGAGATGGCTTCGTTATCCGGAACAAATTGAGAAGAGATCCACAAAATCCCGTTATTCAATTGGGGCCTGAATTTAAGAAG GTTGACGATTTCTTGAGTCGATTCAAGTCAATCCCCAGCCTCCTTGAGTGTGATGGCCTTCGGGTTGACGGTGACATATGGTTTGGATCTGGCATTAAACTCAAG GGGAACGTACATTGCTCAGTAAGTTCTGAAGAGATGTTAAATATTCCTGATAACATCACGCTTAGAGAATAG